The Astyanax mexicanus isolate ESR-SI-001 chromosome 12, AstMex3_surface, whole genome shotgun sequence genome window below encodes:
- the rflna gene encoding refilin-A, giving the protein MVGHLHLQAMDESLKGKNREGLLDSPDSGLPPSPSPPFYSLSPGVVEQRASSCSTPTEPHVHYGKDSREGKLLPYLLLNSQGDAKARMYPVVYGESIKVNPKPNKELKFSSAVKYASDRHYRDQVYCAPVPTVTSYSETVVAVHDCTWRSFKSEVHLEPRHRPLHYQSTAIIYPKHARNTYRTTLNYNANGNAGQRWFVSTVRLESSEDTSPCIIYTENL; this is encoded by the exons ATGGTGGGGCATTTACACTTGCAAGCTATGGATGAGAGTTTGAAAGGAAAGAACCGTGAAGGGCTGCTAGACAGTCCGGATTCAGGGCTGCCTCCGAGCCCCAGCCCGCCCTTCTACTCCCTGTCCCCGGGGGTGGTGGAGCAACGGGCCAGCAGCTGCTCTACTCCAACAGAACCACATGTACACTACGGGAAGGACAGCAGAGAAGGAAAACTG CTTCCCTACCTGCTGCTGAACTCTCAGGGGGATGCTAAGGCCCGGATGTACCCTGTGGTTTATGGAGAAAGCATCAAGGTCAATCCTAAACCCAACAAGGAGTTAAA GTTCAGTTCAGCAGTGAAATACGCTTCAGACCGACACTACCGTGACCAGGTGTACTGCGCCCCGGTTCCTACAGTGACCTCCTACAGCGAGACGGTGGTGGCGGTGCACGACTGCACGTGGCGCAGCTTCAAGTCCGAAGTTCATTTAGAGCCCCGTCACCGACCGCTGCACTACCAGAGCACGGCCATCATCTATCCCAAGCACGCCCGGAACACGTACCGCACCACGCTCAACTACAACGCCAACGGCAACGCCGGACAGCGCTGGTTCGTGTCCACAGTCAGGCTGGAGTCCAGCGAGGACACCAGTCCGTGCATCATCTACACAGAAAACCTCTGA